A genome region from Cyprinus carpio isolate SPL01 chromosome B23, ASM1834038v1, whole genome shotgun sequence includes the following:
- the LOC109099225 gene encoding alpha-enolase-like isoform X2, whose product MSILKIHAREIFDSRGNPTVEVDLYTKKGLFRAAVPSGASTGIYEALELRDNDKTRYLGKGVKRAVKYVNEFLAPALCNQNVSVLEQEKIDKLMLDMDGTENKSKFGANAILGVSLAVCKAGAAEKGVPLYRHIADLAGNPEVILPVPAFNVINGGSHAGNKLAMQEFMILPVGASNFKEAMRIGAEVYHNLKNVIKEKYGKDATNVGDEGGFAPNILENKEALELLKNAISKAGYTDKIVIGMDVAASEFYKGGKYDLDFKSPDDPSRYISPDQLADLYKSFVKDYPVVSIEDPFDQDDWEAWTNFTTSTDIQVVGDDLTVTNPKRIAKAVSDKACNCLLLKVNQIGSVTESLQACKMAQSNGWGVMVSHRSGETEDTFIADLVVGLCTGQIKTGAPCRSERLAKYNQLLRIEEELGDKARFAGKNFRRPI is encoded by the exons ATGTCCATCCTGAAGATCCACGCTCGTGAAATCTTTGACTCCCGTGGAAACCCCACTGTGGAGGTTGATCTGTACACCAAGAAAG GTCTCTTCAGAGCTGCAGTGCCCAGTGGTGCTTCTACTGGCATCTATGAAGCCCTTgaactccgtgacaatgacaagACACGTTATCTGGGCAAAG GGGTGAAAAGAgctgttaaatatgtaaatgagttCTTGGCCCCTGCTTTGTGTAATCAG AACGTGTCAGTCTTGGAGCAGGAGAAGATTGATAAGCTGATGCTTGATATGGATGGCACTGAAAACAAGT CAAAGTTTGGTGCCAATGCCATCCTGGGCGTTTCCCTGGCTGTGTGCAAGGCTGGTGCTGCAGAGAAGGGCGTCCCCCTCTACCGCCACATCGCAGACCTCGCTGGCAACCCAGAAGTCATTCTTCCTGTCCCT GCCTTCAACGTTATCAACGGCGGCTCCCACGCTGGAAACAAGCTGGCCATGCAGGAGTTCATGATCCTGCCTGTCGGTGCTAGCAACTTCAAAGAGGCCATGCGCATTGGTGCTGAAGTTTATCACAACCTGAAGAATGTCATTAAGGAGAAGTACGGCAAAGATGCCACCAATGTGGGCGATGAAGGTGGCTTCGCTCCCAACATCCTTGAGAACAAAGAAG CTCTGGAGCTGCTGAAGAATGCCATTAGCAAAGCCGGCTACACCGACAAGATTGTGATCGGCATGGATGTGGCCGCCTCTGAGTTCTACAAGGGTGGCAAGTACGACCTGGACTTCAAATCACCTGATGACCCCAGCCGCTACATCAGCCCTGACCAGCTGGCTGACCTCTACAAGAGCTTTGTCAAGGATTATCCTG TGGTCTCCATTGAGGATCCATTTGACCAGGATGACTGGGAGGCCTGGACCAACTTCACTACCAGCACTGACATCCAGGTGGTGGGTGATGACCTCACTGTGACCAACCCCAAGCGCATCGCTAAAGCCGTGTCTGACAAGGCCTGCAACTGCCTGCTGCTCAAAGTCAACCAGATCGGATCCGTCACTGAGTCCCTTCAGGC ctgtaagaTGGCCCAGTCTAATGGATGGGGTGTGATGGTCAGCCACCGTTCTGGAGAGACAGAGGACACCTTCATCGCTGACCTTGTGGTCGGACTCTGCACTGGCCAG atCAAGACTGGTGCTCCCTGCCGGTCTGAGCGCCTGGCCAAGTACAATCAGCTGCTGAG GATTGAGGAGGAGCTTGGAGACAAGGCTCGTTTCGCTGGCAAGAACTTCAGGAGGCCCATCTGA
- the LOC109099225 gene encoding enolase-like isoform X1, with the protein MSILKIHAREIFDSRGNPTVEVDLYTKKGLFRAAVPSGASTGIYEALELRDNDKTRYLGKGVSKAVEHINKSIAPALVSQNVSVLEQEKIDKLMLDMDGTENKSKFGANAILGVSLAVCKAGAAEKGVPLYRHIADLAGNPEVILPVPAFNVINGGSHAGNKLAMQEFMILPVGASNFKEAMRIGAEVYHNLKNVIKEKYGKDATNVGDEGGFAPNILENKEALELLKNAISKAGYTDKIVIGMDVAASEFYKGGKYDLDFKSPDDPSRYISPDQLADLYKSFVKDYPVVSIEDPFDQDDWEAWTNFTTSTDIQVVGDDLTVTNPKRIAKAVSDKACNCLLLKVNQIGSVTESLQACKMAQSNGWGVMVSHRSGETEDTFIADLVVGLCTGQIKTGAPCRSERLAKYNQLLRIEEELGDKARFAGKNFRRPI; encoded by the exons ATGTCCATCCTGAAGATCCACGCTCGTGAAATCTTTGACTCCCGTGGAAACCCCACTGTGGAGGTTGATCTGTACACCAAGAAAG GTCTCTTCAGAGCTGCAGTGCCCAGTGGTGCTTCTACTGGCATCTATGAAGCCCTTgaactccgtgacaatgacaagACACGTTATCTGGGCAAAG GTGTCTCAAAAGCTGTTGAGCATATCAATAAATCAATTGCACCTGCTCTGGTTAGCCAG AACGTGTCAGTCTTGGAGCAGGAGAAGATTGATAAGCTGATGCTTGATATGGATGGCACTGAAAACAAGT CAAAGTTTGGTGCCAATGCCATCCTGGGCGTTTCCCTGGCTGTGTGCAAGGCTGGTGCTGCAGAGAAGGGCGTCCCCCTCTACCGCCACATCGCAGACCTCGCTGGCAACCCAGAAGTCATTCTTCCTGTCCCT GCCTTCAACGTTATCAACGGCGGCTCCCACGCTGGAAACAAGCTGGCCATGCAGGAGTTCATGATCCTGCCTGTCGGTGCTAGCAACTTCAAAGAGGCCATGCGCATTGGTGCTGAAGTTTATCACAACCTGAAGAATGTCATTAAGGAGAAGTACGGCAAAGATGCCACCAATGTGGGCGATGAAGGTGGCTTCGCTCCCAACATCCTTGAGAACAAAGAAG CTCTGGAGCTGCTGAAGAATGCCATTAGCAAAGCCGGCTACACCGACAAGATTGTGATCGGCATGGATGTGGCCGCCTCTGAGTTCTACAAGGGTGGCAAGTACGACCTGGACTTCAAATCACCTGATGACCCCAGCCGCTACATCAGCCCTGACCAGCTGGCTGACCTCTACAAGAGCTTTGTCAAGGATTATCCTG TGGTCTCCATTGAGGATCCATTTGACCAGGATGACTGGGAGGCCTGGACCAACTTCACTACCAGCACTGACATCCAGGTGGTGGGTGATGACCTCACTGTGACCAACCCCAAGCGCATCGCTAAAGCCGTGTCTGACAAGGCCTGCAACTGCCTGCTGCTCAAAGTCAACCAGATCGGATCCGTCACTGAGTCCCTTCAGGC ctgtaagaTGGCCCAGTCTAATGGATGGGGTGTGATGGTCAGCCACCGTTCTGGAGAGACAGAGGACACCTTCATCGCTGACCTTGTGGTCGGACTCTGCACTGGCCAG atCAAGACTGGTGCTCCCTGCCGGTCTGAGCGCCTGGCCAAGTACAATCAGCTGCTGAG GATTGAGGAGGAGCTTGGAGACAAGGCTCGTTTCGCTGGCAAGAACTTCAGGAGGCCCATCTGA